In Sorghum bicolor cultivar BTx623 chromosome 8, Sorghum_bicolor_NCBIv3, whole genome shotgun sequence, one genomic interval encodes:
- the LOC110437512 gene encoding uncharacterized protein LOC110437512, whose product MASSSISDFSSPSVAHVTIGPRVEVEDVDFEIKPSLITMVQASTFSGKPHEDANAHLQHFLEVCSTIAIRGVTADAIRLHLFPFSLFGKAKQWFFAQPDDVNTWRRCANAFLKKFFPMGKTSALRAKISSFQQKADETIPEAWERLQEYIQECPHHGIKEWLLIQGFYHGLTPVARSHLDAAARGAFTSLNVTQAKTLIENIVTNQTWREERPQLKKRSTKTIEEVNEISHKMEFLLKKLDERAKVKKDREAIQQYATARANQRSRVQNASHEAVQSFNNGRPTSRFQGQGNSSNSNWLSLKELVINQAKINESMNKRLLANDKTLESLTAKMDSLVSSVKDQLNFNKILESQIAQIAATVPSSVNSCNIFNVTTKGGKTTRDPPYPDMTKKTARKDKEVEEDKEEAPSKQENTKFYGKTAPHEFYDTNILLPFPRTRKPTTDEQFGKFVEVIRQLYVNIPLLDAMQVPTYAKYLRDILNNKRPLPTTEVIKLTEECSAAILNQLPEKKKDPGCPTIDCSIGTHHFEHALCDLGASVSVMPKVIFDKLTHAVLSPTSIHLQLADQSIRHPAGVAENIPVKIREFLVPVDFVVLDMEVDEKTPLILGRPFLSTANAHIDVGAGEIQFTINGAQEKFNFKPKVVQCSLILAVDVATVTFITRPKKKTNPTPRAKSKKIWKKKVIQPMTPPKKISVSTQGGGPVLRT is encoded by the coding sequence ATGGCTTCCTCATCAATCTCCGACTTCTCATCTCCATCAGTTGCCCATGTTACCATTGGACCGAGGGTGGAGGTCGAAGATGTCGACTTTGAGATTaagccatcacttatcactatggTGCAAGCAAGTACATTTAGTGGGAAGCCACATGAAGATGCAAATgcacatctccaacactttttgGAAGTGTGTAGCACTATTGCCATCAGAGGGGTAACGGCCGACGCCATCCGCCTTCACCTATTCCCATTCTCATTGTTTGGGAAGGCAAAGCAATGGTTTTTCGCTCAACCCGATGATGTCAACACCTGGAGAAGAtgtgccaatgcatttctcaagaaattCTTCCCAATGGGCAAGACATCTGCTCTGAGGGCAAAGATTTCAAGCTTCCAACAGAAGGCAGACGAGactattcccgaagcatgggaacgtctccaGGAGTACATTCAAGAGTGTCCACATCATGGAATTAAAGAGTGGCTCCTGattcaaggtttctaccatgggctGACTCCAGTAGCTCGTAGCCACCTTGATGCCGCCGCAAGAGGAGCGTTTACCTCCCTCAATGTCACTCAAGCTAAAACTCTCATTGAGAACATAGTGACAAATCAAACATGGAGAGAAGAACGCCCTCAACTCAAGAAGAGAAGCACGAAAACCATTGAAGAGGTAAATGAAATATCTCACAAGATGGAGTTCTTGTTGAAGAAGTTGGATGAACGAGCCAAGGTAAAGAAAGATCGAGAGGCCATCCAACAATATGCCACTGCACGTGCGAACCAACGGAGCAGGGTGCAAAATGCAAGCCATGAAGCTGTGCAATCCTTCAACAATGGACGACCAACTTCGCGCTTCCAGGgccaaggtaactctagtaactcTAACTGGCTTTCACTTAAAGAACTTGTCATTAATCAAGCTAAAATCAATGAAAGCATGAACAAAAGATTGTTAGCTAATGACAAGACTCTTGAATCATTAACTGCTAAAATGGATTCCCTTGTTTCTTCTGTTAAGGACCAATTAAACTTTAATAAAATTTTAGAGTCTCAAATAGCACAAATTGCTGCTACTGTTCCTTCTTCTGTAAAttcttgcaatatctttaatgtGACCACGAAagggggtaagaccactcgtgatccaCCATATCCTGACATGACAAAAAAGACTGCAAGAAAAGATAAGGAAGTTGAGgaagacaaggaagaagcaCCATCTAAGCAGGAAAACACCAAGTTCTATGGAAAGACAGCTCCGCACGAGTTCTACGACACCAACATTCTGCTGCCAtttccaagaacaaggaagccAACCACCGATGAACAATTCGGGAAGTTTGTTGAGGTAATTCGGCAATTATATGTCAATATTCCACTACTTGATGCAATGCAGGTTCCAACCTATGCCAAGTATTTGAGAGACATCCTCAACAACAAACGCCCGCTGCCTACAACTGAGGTGATTAAGCTAACAGAAGAATGCAGCGCGGCGATACTAAACCAACTAccagaaaagaagaaggaccctGGATGTCCTACCATCGACTGCTCCATTGGGACACATCACTTCGAGCATGCACTGTGCGACttgggagcaagtgtcagtgtcatGCCAAAGGTAATATTTGATAAACTAACCCATGCTGTTTTGTCCCCTACATCAATACATTTGCAGTTAGCGGATCAGTCAATTCGCCATCCTGCGGGGGTAGCTGAGAATATCCCCGTAAAGATACGCGAGTTCCTGGTCCCTGTGGATTTCGTGGTACTCGACATGGAGGTGGATGAAAAGACTCCACTTATCCTGGGAAGACCATTTCTCAGCACTGCTAATGCACATATTGACGTTGGAGCCGGAGAAATTCAATTTACAATCAATGGGGCCCAGGAGAAGTTCAACTTCAAACCAAAGGTAGTGCAATGCTCACTAATCTTGGCAGTGGATGTGGCAACCGTCACATTCATAACTAGGCCAAAGAAAAAGACCAATCCAACGCCAAGAGCAAAGAGCAAGAAAATATGGAAGAAGAAGGTAATACAACCGATGACACCTCCGAAGAAAATTTCTGTATCAACTCAAGGAGGAGGTCCTGTTCTAAGGACCTGA
- the LOC110437511 gene encoding uncharacterized protein LOC110437511 → MTKKTARKDKEVEEDKEEAPSKQENTKFYGKTAPHEFYDTNILLPFPRTRKPTTDEQFGKFVEVIRQLYVNIPLLDAMQVPTYAKYLRDILNNKRPLPTTEVIKLTEERSAAILNQLPEKKKDPGCPTIDCSIGTHHFEHALCDLGASVSVMPKVIFDKLTHAVLSPTSIHLQLADQSIRHPAGVAENIPVKIREFLVPVDFVVLDMEVDEKTPLILGRPFLSTANAHIDVGAGEIQFTINGAQEKFNFKPKVVQCSLILAVDVATVTFITRPKKKTNPTPRAKSKKIWKKKVIQPMTPPKKISVSTQGGGPVLRT, encoded by the coding sequence ATGACAAAAAAGACTGCAAGAAAAGATAAGGAAGTTGAGgaagacaaggaagaagcaCCATCTAAGCAGGAAAACACCAAGTTCTATGGAAAGACAGCTCCGCACGAGTTCTACGACACCAACATTCTGCTGCCAtttccaagaacaaggaagccAACCACCGATGAACAATTCGGGAAGTTTGTTGAGGTAATTCGGCAATTATATGTCAATATTCCACTACTTGATGCAATGCAGGTTCCAACCTATGCCAAGTATTTGAGAGACATCCTCAACAACAAACGCCCGCTGCCTACAACTGAGGTGATTAAGCTAACAGAAGAACGCAGCGCGGCGATACTAAACCAACTAccagaaaagaagaaggaccctGGATGTCCTACCATCGACTGCTCCATTGGGACACATCACTTCGAGCATGCACTGTGCGACttgggagcaagtgtcagtgtaatGCCAAAGGTAATATTTGATAAACTAACCCATGCTGTTTTGTCCCCTACATCAATACATTTGCAGTTAGCGGATCAGTCAATTCGCCATCCTGCGGGGGTAGCTGAGAATATCCCCGTAAAGATACGCGAGTTCCTGGTCCCTGTGGATTTCGTGGTACTCGACATGGAGGTGGATGAAAAGACTCCACTTATCCTGGGAAGACCATTTCTCAGCACTGCTAATGCACATATTGACGTTGGAGCCGGAGAAATTCAATTTACAATCAATGGGGCCCAGGAGAAGTTCAACTTCAAACCAAAGGTAGTGCAATGCTCACTAATCTTGGCAGTGGATGTGGCAACCGTCACATTCATAACTAGGCCAAAGAAAAAGACCAATCCAACGCCAAGAGCAAAGAGCAAGAAAATATGGAAGAAGAAGGTAATACAACCGATGACACCTCCGAAGAAAATTTCTGTATCAACTCAAGGAGGAGGTCCTGTTCTAAGGACCTGA